The following coding sequences lie in one Spinacia oleracea cultivar Varoflay chromosome 1, BTI_SOV_V1, whole genome shotgun sequence genomic window:
- the LOC130465644 gene encoding putative disease resistance protein RGA3 — MDVGTVISVAQTLFAALQCTQLKEICSIAGYKAQLDGLCATITRIKAVFKDAESKQQLSEQEQLYIEELKDAVYEADDLFDEFVTLAERKKLTKGIKVRVLSLFSKFGTAYNMAQGVKKIKIKLDAIAFDSRFNLNIDPKPIRNRRLETCSYVYEADIIGRELDLEKIKGLGKTALAQLVFNDDRVTTEFPMRLWTCVADENQGLLDVEGVLGKILASATGHKKYEGCTLDGLQSQLRERLGGKKYLLVLDDVWTENYEQWHTLIQFLMGGQRGSWIVVTTRSMETARIIGDVQRHDLQGLSKENSWCLFKRVAFGSQHASPREDLVKIGKDIVVGCANVPLAIRVVGSLLYGQEKHKWLSVQKSGLAKVKMKSFTY, encoded by the exons ATGGACGTCGGAACAGTCATATCTGTTGCTCAAACATTGTTTGCAGCGCTTCAATGTACTCAGCTCAAAGAGATTTGCTCCATTGCAGGCTACAAAGCCCAACTTGATGGACTCTGTGCCACCATCACTAGAATCAAAGCCGTGTTCAAGGATGCTGAGTCCAAGCAACAGTTGTCCGAGCAAGAACAGTTGTATATTGAGGAACTCAAAGATGCTGTTTATGAAGCAGATGATCTCTTTGACGAGTTTGTCACTCTTGCAGAACGGAAGAAGCTTACTAAAGGTATCAAGGTTCGTGTTCTTTCTCTTTTTAGTAAGTTTGGTACAGCTTACAATATGGCTCAAGGTGTTAAGAAGATCAAGATAAAGTTGGATGCTATTGCTTTTGATAGTCGGTTTAACTTAAACATTGATCCTAAGCCTATCAGGAATAGAAGGCTTGAAACCTGTTCTTATGTGTATGAAGCTGATATCATTGGAAGAGAGCTTGATTTGGAGAAGATT AAGGGGTTGGGTAAAACTGCTCTTGCACAACTCGTGTTTAACGATGATCGAGTCACAACTGAATTTCCAATGAGGTTGTGGACTTGTGTCGCCGATGAAAATCAAGGACTACTTGATGTAGAAGGGGTTCTTGGTAAGATTCTAGCGTCAGCAACGGGTCATAAGAAGTATGAGGGATGTACTCTGGATGGGTTGCAAAGCCAGCTTCGAGAACGacttggtggtaaaaaataCTTGCTTGTTTTGGATGATGTATGGACTGAAAATTATGAACAATGGCATACATTGATACAATTTTTGATGGGAGGTCAAAGGGGAAGTTGGATTGTGGTAACTACGCGTTCAATGGAGACAGCAAGAATCATAGGAGACGTTCAAAGGCACGATCTGCAAGGTTTGTCAAAGGAAAATTCGTGGTGTTTATTTAAAAGGGTTGCATTTGGATCCCAACACGCAAGCCCTCGTGAAGACTTGGTTAAAATTGGTAAAGATATTGTTGTTGGATGTGCTAACGTCCCTCTTGCAATCAGAGTGGTGGGAAGTCTTCTTTATGGCCAAGAGAAACATAAGTGGCTCTCGGTTCAGAAGTCGGGATTAGcaaaagttaaaatgaaatctTTCACATATTGA
- the LOC110800208 gene encoding putative disease resistance protein RGA1: MKLIQLWMAQGYIPLDDHLSMEDVAEEYFSILLQRCFFQDVKKDEYGSIESCKIHDLMHDVAQKVVGKEICANRDVDKNVRHLSVSNNESTRLSSTKTHIRSYLCFYMKMDELSVGVLLANWKYLRALDLQCLQIKSLPSSIGELLHLRYIDLSYNHNLELLPRSITKLHNLQTLLLFMCTDLKELPKDLCKLVNLRVLDLSCCYELSYMPRDIGKLTRLHTLNGFVVGDTRSNRKELFSGLEDLKALSNLKGYLKINIPFMNTSINAGKKNVEREGGCLANKENLKHVKFHFSSTEGKGREEYDEAIMGELQPNPNVKRFEVHDYHGVRMPRWPMEDNLATFLPNLVHVEFRGCPNLQYSGQLLFPLLKKLEVRMCPKLIVILQCPALEVLTLLDFNKRLKIIGMRRINGKESGNEKEKLFGEANPSGISSSSSSSSFSYDGLPLMEVTIDHVAWLHSLPMDTFLGVAKLFIESDNEVESLGEASEVFRSCSSSLISLKIKYCFKLRSVVFGGLEHLTALEDLEITLCNNLSLSEKVERGDEICMPWKSYLRSLKSVYLFNWIQYLTSLETLEIWDCERLESVPNWMSKLTSLKELQLLDCSERLMDRCQQSTGEDWSHIQHIPEFDCRPIDRNAFFW; the protein is encoded by the coding sequence ATGAAATTGATTCAGCTCTGGATGGCACAAGGCTATATTCCGTTAGATGATCATTTAAGTATGGAAGATGTAGCTGAGGAATATTTTTCGATCTTGTTGCAGCGGTGTTTCTTCCAGGACGTGAAGAAAGATGAATATGGTAGTATTGAATCATGTAAAATACACGATCTGATGCATGATGTTGCTCAAAAAGTCGTAGGGAAGGAGATTTGTGCAAATAGAGACGTGGATAAAAACGTTCGCCATCTATCTGTTTCTAACAATGAATCTACAAGATTATCTTCTACGAAGACCCACATACGTTCATATCTTTGTTTTTACATGAAGATGGATGAGCTTTCTGTTGGTGTATTACTGGCtaattggaagtatctaagggCTTTGGACTTGCAATGTTTACAAATAAAGAGTTTGCCGAGCTCTATAGGTGAACTGCTACATCTAAGGTATATAGACCTCTCATACAACCATAATCTAGAACTGCTCCCAAGATCAATTACCAAACTGCATAATCTTCAGACATTGCTTTTATTCATGTGTACTGATTTGAAAGAGTTGCCTAAAGATTTGTGTAAATTGGTTAATCTGAGGGTCTTGGATTTAAGTTGTTGTTATGAGCTGAGTTATATGCCAAGGGACATTGGTAAGTTGACTCGTCTTCACACGCTTAATGGATTTGTGGTGGGAGATACGAGATCAAACAGGAAGGAGTTGTTTTCTGGGCTTGAAGACCTGAAAGCTCTAAGTAACTTGAAAGGTTATCTTAAAATCAATATTCCCTTTATGAACACGAGCATAAATGCTGGCAAGAAAAATGTTGAAAGAGAGGGAGGCTGCTTGGCGAACAAGGAAAATCTGAAACATGTGAAGTTTCATTTCAGTAGCACGGAGGGTAAGGGAAGAGAGGAGTATGATGAAGCAATAATGGGAGAGTTGCAGCCAAACCCTAATGTCAAGAGGTTTGAGGTGCATGATTATCATGGTGTGAGAATGCCACGCTGGCCAATGGAAGATAACTTGGCAACCTTTCTCCCTAATCTTGTTCATGTTGAATTTAGGGGTTGTCCAAATTTGCAGTATTCAGGACAATTACTTTTTCCTCTATTGAAAAAACTAGAGGTGAGAATGTGCCCAAAACTAATAGTTATTCTGCAGTGTCCTGCATTGGAAGTCCTTACTTTGCTTGATTTCAATAAAAGATTGAAGATAATAGGAATGAGGAGGATAAATGGTAAAGAATCGGGGAATGAGAAAGAGAAATTATTTGGAGAGGCAAATCCTAGTGGTATTTCCTCATCTTCGtcttcttcttcattttcttaTGATGGTCTCCCATTAATGGAGGTTACGATAGACCACGTGGCATGGCTTCATTCTCTGCCGATGGACACTTTTTTGGGTGTTGCGAAGCTGTTCATAGAGAGTGACAATGAGGTGGAGAGTTTGGGAGAAGCTAGTGAGGTGTTCCGTAGCTGTTCCTCTTCCTTGATAtccttgaaaattaaatattgcTTCAAATTGAGGAGTGTTGTGTTTGGAGGATTAGAGCATCTCACTGCGTTAGAGGATTTAGAAATTACTCTCTGCAATAATCTGAGTCTATCAGAAAAAGTAGAGAGAGGGGATGAGATTTGCATGCCATGGAAATCCTATCTCCGCTCCTTGAAGTCGGTATATCTGTTCAATTGGATACAATACTTGACTTCCCTCGAAACCCTTGAGATTTGGGATTGCGAAAGACTGGAATCTGTGCCGAATTGGATGTCCAAACTCACTTCCCTCAAGGAACTTCAACTCCTGGACTGCTCAGAACGCCTCATGGATAGATGCCAACAATCCACTGGTGAGGACTGGTCTCACATTCAACACATACCTGAATTTGATTGCAGGCCAATAGACAGAAATGCATTCTTCTGGTAA
- the LOC110800193 gene encoding protein KAKU4 isoform X2: MATTSSRRTAAAGGGVGGKIVKNRRVPTTPYARPSPAPPPPPCDDPENPNWLSGLIYPAKVIASGAGKILSFFGNDYSSSSSDGDSSENDDDEEDIENDVPFQEDDQLDKVPSPSSKSDSKLAIEQLVTQEIYSRKEANELIKLVRSRIVGSNGETTPNMRTSAIMEARKWLQEKRSGSKKKFEDELDASNVASPSQISRNEKGSPVDMARSYMQNRPAWASPTLKQAEVGSSSPLGRLHFKEGTPMSNFRSSELKKSSFTSGSWNLLEEIRRVRSKATEELLAAAPLTKTILFSPESTLPRDSVLNKGVGEGTGPAESTHDRPENVLPDVEVSTRYRVSQEGEALQSVERQGSQEDAELAHDYDDEVKHLKSTTVENGYGCSASGFAQGQDTTNEARPSEGENGNLVDSSQVERDIHMEDNLNCQEDATIDISTDVVVNGSQNSSSMQQEELSQNFSQPVGEDSPASKVKVTQRERKPRGYTRRGRGKGK; the protein is encoded by the exons ATGGCGACCACCTCTTCCCGGCGAACCGCCGCCGCCGGAGGAGGCGTCGGCGGAAAGATAGTGAAGAACAGGCGAGTTCCAACTACTCCATATGCCCGGCCTTCTCCTGCGCCCCCTCCTCCGCCTTGCGACGACCCTGAAAACCCTAATTGGCTTTCCGGTTTGATTTATCCTGCAAAAGTTATTGCTTCTGGTGCTGGAAAGATTCTTTCGTTTTTCGGCAATGATTATTCGTCGTCGTCCTCCGACGGCGATTCTTCTG AAAATGATGATGACGAAGAGGACATTGAGAATGATGTCCCATTTCAAGAGGATGATCAATTAGATAAG GTGCCGTCACCATCCAGCAAGAGTGATAGTAAACTTGCAATAGAACAGTTGGTGACCCAGGAGATATATTCAAG GAAAGAAGCAAATGAACTGATAAAGCTTGTCAGGTCTCGTATTGTGGGTAGCAATG GTGAAACCACTCCTAATATGCGAACCTCAGCAATTATGGAAGCGAGGAAATGGCTGCAAGAGAAAAGATCAGGCTCAAAGAAAAAGTTTGAGGATGAGCTTGATGCGTCAAATGTGGCGTCACCATCCCAA ATTTCCAGAAATGAGAAGGGCTCCCCTGTGGATATGGCAAGGTCATATATGCAAAATCGTCCTGCCTGGGCATCTCCAACTTTGAAGCAAGCTGAGGTTGGATCTTCATCACCATTGGGCAGGCTACATTTCAAGGAAGGAACTCCAATGTCAAACTTCCGCAGTTCTGAG CTGAAAAAAAGTTCTTTTACATCTGGTTCATGGAACTTGTTGGAGGAAATCCGTAGAGTGCGCTCTAAGGCTACTGAAGAATTATTAGCTGCTGCTCCGTTGACAAAGACCATTCTGTTTTCTCCTGAAAGTACTCTGCCTCGAGATTCCGTGTTGAATAAAGGAGTtggggaaggaacag GCCCTGCGGAGTCTACACATGATAGGCCAGAAAATGTTTTGCCAGATGTTGAAGTGAGTACCCGTTACAGAGTCAGTCAG GAGGGTGAAGCTCTTCAATCTGTGGAGCGTCAAGGATCCCAGGAAGATGCTG AATTGGCACATGACTATGATGATGAAGTGAAGCATTTGAAGAGCACGACAGTAGAAAATGGTTATGGGTGTTCTGCATCTGG TTTTGCTCAAGGACAGGACACTACCAATGAGGCAAGGCCATCCGAAGGAGAAAACGGGAATCTGGTTGATTCAAGCCAAGTAGAACGGGATATTCATATGGAGGATAACTTAAACTGTCAAGAAGATGCAACTATTGACATCTCAACTGATGTTGTGGTGAATGGTTCTCAGAACAGCTCTAGCATGCAACAAGAGGAACTGTCGCAAAATTTCAGCCAGCCCGTCGGAGAAGATAGCCCGGCATCCAAAGTCAAGGTCACACAGAGGGAGCGAAAACCGAGAGGTTACACACGGAGAGGTAGAGGAAAGGGTAAATGA
- the LOC110800196 gene encoding F-box/kelch-repeat protein At3g06240-like has product RNLLPNYLAIGRFRCVSKPWKSLLTQPHFIKTHLDRTKHLLKEEQSLIFVSDDDGSLYSAQLNNAHHMFDEITVFATKLNFDDHYFYPSKLSDVTSCDGLILMNGSGKSVLVNPTTMAIKELPVSPCTLEPNASITLYGFGYDTVNDDYKVVTVSFGEFQPHCNEAFVNVYSVKRGTWKSVESSPYNHAVNGHQVSGVLVDGFVHWLVRKVSDKSVVIAAFGFGEEKFHEVPLPSSVDNNNFDFALDLPVALRGCLCLIPSSLFFAIGVSNVTDVWIMKEYGVEKSWTKIKILHDYWEEFKPLYLLEEKEELVLVKVEEESDERLVMYNMKEGTFKDIVVRGIPFYNGTPRAVATFTESLVSPHCCEFDEDAREF; this is encoded by the coding sequence CGTAATCTGCTTCCCAATTATCTTGCAATTGGCCGATTTCGTTGCGTCTCAAAGCCATGGAAATCTCTTCTAACCCAACCCCACTTCATCAAAACCCACCTCGATCGAACCAAACATCTCCTCAAAGAAGAACAATCACTAATCTTTGTTTCCGATGATGATGGTTCGCTCTATTCTGCCCAGCTGAACAATGCCCACCACATGTTCGACGAAATCACCGTTTTTGCTACCAAGCTCAATTTTGATGATCACTACTTTTATCCTTCAAAACTTAGTGATGTGACTTCCTGTGATGGGTTGATTTTGATGAATGGATCAGGCAAGTCTGTTTTAGTAAACCCGACTACAATGGCAATCAAGGAATTACCTGTCTCACCTTGTACTCTTGAACCTAATGCTAGTATCACCTTATATGGATTTGGGTATGATACAGTTAATGATGATTATAAGGTTGTTACTGTTTCTTTTGGTGAATTTCAGCCTCATTGTAATGAAGCGTTTGTTAATGTTTATTCGGTAAAAAGGGGTACTTGGAAGAGTGTTGAGAGTTCTCCATATAATCATGCTGTTAATGGTCATCAGGTATCTGGGGTTTTAGTTGATGGATTCGTGCATTGGCTAGTTCGTAAAGTTTCAGATAAATCAGTTGTTATCGCGGCATTTGGTTTTGGGGAAGAGAAGTTCCATGAAGTTCCACTACCTAGTTCGGTTGATAACAACAACTTTGATTTTGCTCTTGATCTTCCTGTGGCGCTCAGAGGGTGTCTTTGTTTGATTCCTTCGAGTTTGTTTTTCGCAATTGGTGTAAGTAATGTCACTGATGTTTGGATAATGAAAGAATATGGTGTCGAGAAGTCTTGGACTAAAATCAAGATCCTTCATGATTACTGGGAAGAGTTTAAGCCTCTGTATTTGCTAGAGGAGAAAGAAGAATTGGTGCTAGTTAAGGTTGAGGAGGAGTCTGATGAAAGATTGGTGATGTACAATATGAAAGAAGGCACATTCAAGGATATTGTTGTTCGTGGAATTCCGTTTTATAACGGAACCCCACGTGCTGTAGCCACCTTCACCGAGAGCCTTGTCTCGCCTCATTGCTGTGAATTTGATGAGGATGCGAGAGAATTTTAA
- the LOC110800193 gene encoding protein KAKU4 isoform X1: protein MATTSSRRTAAAGGGVGGKIVKNRRVPTTPYARPSPAPPPPPCDDPENPNWLSGLIYPAKVIASGAGKILSFFGNDYSSSSSDGDSSENDDDEEDIENDVPFQEDDQLDKVPSPSSKSDSKLAIEQLVTQEIYSRKEANELIKLVRSRIVGSNGTFGETTPNMRTSAIMEARKWLQEKRSGSKKKFEDELDASNVASPSQISRNEKGSPVDMARSYMQNRPAWASPTLKQAEVGSSSPLGRLHFKEGTPMSNFRSSELKKSSFTSGSWNLLEEIRRVRSKATEELLAAAPLTKTILFSPESTLPRDSVLNKGVGEGTGPAESTHDRPENVLPDVEVSTRYRVSQEGEALQSVERQGSQEDAELAHDYDDEVKHLKSTTVENGYGCSASGFAQGQDTTNEARPSEGENGNLVDSSQVERDIHMEDNLNCQEDATIDISTDVVVNGSQNSSSMQQEELSQNFSQPVGEDSPASKVKVTQRERKPRGYTRRGRGKGK from the exons ATGGCGACCACCTCTTCCCGGCGAACCGCCGCCGCCGGAGGAGGCGTCGGCGGAAAGATAGTGAAGAACAGGCGAGTTCCAACTACTCCATATGCCCGGCCTTCTCCTGCGCCCCCTCCTCCGCCTTGCGACGACCCTGAAAACCCTAATTGGCTTTCCGGTTTGATTTATCCTGCAAAAGTTATTGCTTCTGGTGCTGGAAAGATTCTTTCGTTTTTCGGCAATGATTATTCGTCGTCGTCCTCCGACGGCGATTCTTCTG AAAATGATGATGACGAAGAGGACATTGAGAATGATGTCCCATTTCAAGAGGATGATCAATTAGATAAG GTGCCGTCACCATCCAGCAAGAGTGATAGTAAACTTGCAATAGAACAGTTGGTGACCCAGGAGATATATTCAAG GAAAGAAGCAAATGAACTGATAAAGCTTGTCAGGTCTCGTATTGTGGGTAGCAATGGTACTTTCG GTGAAACCACTCCTAATATGCGAACCTCAGCAATTATGGAAGCGAGGAAATGGCTGCAAGAGAAAAGATCAGGCTCAAAGAAAAAGTTTGAGGATGAGCTTGATGCGTCAAATGTGGCGTCACCATCCCAA ATTTCCAGAAATGAGAAGGGCTCCCCTGTGGATATGGCAAGGTCATATATGCAAAATCGTCCTGCCTGGGCATCTCCAACTTTGAAGCAAGCTGAGGTTGGATCTTCATCACCATTGGGCAGGCTACATTTCAAGGAAGGAACTCCAATGTCAAACTTCCGCAGTTCTGAG CTGAAAAAAAGTTCTTTTACATCTGGTTCATGGAACTTGTTGGAGGAAATCCGTAGAGTGCGCTCTAAGGCTACTGAAGAATTATTAGCTGCTGCTCCGTTGACAAAGACCATTCTGTTTTCTCCTGAAAGTACTCTGCCTCGAGATTCCGTGTTGAATAAAGGAGTtggggaaggaacag GCCCTGCGGAGTCTACACATGATAGGCCAGAAAATGTTTTGCCAGATGTTGAAGTGAGTACCCGTTACAGAGTCAGTCAG GAGGGTGAAGCTCTTCAATCTGTGGAGCGTCAAGGATCCCAGGAAGATGCTG AATTGGCACATGACTATGATGATGAAGTGAAGCATTTGAAGAGCACGACAGTAGAAAATGGTTATGGGTGTTCTGCATCTGG TTTTGCTCAAGGACAGGACACTACCAATGAGGCAAGGCCATCCGAAGGAGAAAACGGGAATCTGGTTGATTCAAGCCAAGTAGAACGGGATATTCATATGGAGGATAACTTAAACTGTCAAGAAGATGCAACTATTGACATCTCAACTGATGTTGTGGTGAATGGTTCTCAGAACAGCTCTAGCATGCAACAAGAGGAACTGTCGCAAAATTTCAGCCAGCCCGTCGGAGAAGATAGCCCGGCATCCAAAGTCAAGGTCACACAGAGGGAGCGAAAACCGAGAGGTTACACACGGAGAGGTAGAGGAAAGGGTAAATGA
- the LOC110800193 gene encoding protein KAKU4 isoform X3, with protein sequence MATTSSRRTAAAGGGVGGKIVKNRRVPTTPYARPSPAPPPPPCDDPENPNWLSGLIYPAKVIASGAGKILSFFGNDYSSSSSDGDSSENDDDEEDIENDVPFQEDDQLDKVPSPSSKSDSKLAIEQLVTQEIYSRKEANELIKLVRSRIVGSNGTFGETTPNMRTSAIMEARKWLQEKRSGSKKKFEDELDASNVASPSQISRNEKGSPVDMARSYMQNRPAWASPTLKQAEVGSSSPLGRLHFKEGTPMSNFRSSELKKSSFTSGSWNLLEEIRRVRSKATEELLAAAPLTKTILFSPESTLPRDSVLNKGVGEGTGPAESTHDRPENVLPDVEEGEALQSVERQGSQEDAELAHDYDDEVKHLKSTTVENGYGCSASGFAQGQDTTNEARPSEGENGNLVDSSQVERDIHMEDNLNCQEDATIDISTDVVVNGSQNSSSMQQEELSQNFSQPVGEDSPASKVKVTQRERKPRGYTRRGRGKGK encoded by the exons ATGGCGACCACCTCTTCCCGGCGAACCGCCGCCGCCGGAGGAGGCGTCGGCGGAAAGATAGTGAAGAACAGGCGAGTTCCAACTACTCCATATGCCCGGCCTTCTCCTGCGCCCCCTCCTCCGCCTTGCGACGACCCTGAAAACCCTAATTGGCTTTCCGGTTTGATTTATCCTGCAAAAGTTATTGCTTCTGGTGCTGGAAAGATTCTTTCGTTTTTCGGCAATGATTATTCGTCGTCGTCCTCCGACGGCGATTCTTCTG AAAATGATGATGACGAAGAGGACATTGAGAATGATGTCCCATTTCAAGAGGATGATCAATTAGATAAG GTGCCGTCACCATCCAGCAAGAGTGATAGTAAACTTGCAATAGAACAGTTGGTGACCCAGGAGATATATTCAAG GAAAGAAGCAAATGAACTGATAAAGCTTGTCAGGTCTCGTATTGTGGGTAGCAATGGTACTTTCG GTGAAACCACTCCTAATATGCGAACCTCAGCAATTATGGAAGCGAGGAAATGGCTGCAAGAGAAAAGATCAGGCTCAAAGAAAAAGTTTGAGGATGAGCTTGATGCGTCAAATGTGGCGTCACCATCCCAA ATTTCCAGAAATGAGAAGGGCTCCCCTGTGGATATGGCAAGGTCATATATGCAAAATCGTCCTGCCTGGGCATCTCCAACTTTGAAGCAAGCTGAGGTTGGATCTTCATCACCATTGGGCAGGCTACATTTCAAGGAAGGAACTCCAATGTCAAACTTCCGCAGTTCTGAG CTGAAAAAAAGTTCTTTTACATCTGGTTCATGGAACTTGTTGGAGGAAATCCGTAGAGTGCGCTCTAAGGCTACTGAAGAATTATTAGCTGCTGCTCCGTTGACAAAGACCATTCTGTTTTCTCCTGAAAGTACTCTGCCTCGAGATTCCGTGTTGAATAAAGGAGTtggggaaggaacag GCCCTGCGGAGTCTACACATGATAGGCCAGAAAATGTTTTGCCAGATGTTGAA GAGGGTGAAGCTCTTCAATCTGTGGAGCGTCAAGGATCCCAGGAAGATGCTG AATTGGCACATGACTATGATGATGAAGTGAAGCATTTGAAGAGCACGACAGTAGAAAATGGTTATGGGTGTTCTGCATCTGG TTTTGCTCAAGGACAGGACACTACCAATGAGGCAAGGCCATCCGAAGGAGAAAACGGGAATCTGGTTGATTCAAGCCAAGTAGAACGGGATATTCATATGGAGGATAACTTAAACTGTCAAGAAGATGCAACTATTGACATCTCAACTGATGTTGTGGTGAATGGTTCTCAGAACAGCTCTAGCATGCAACAAGAGGAACTGTCGCAAAATTTCAGCCAGCCCGTCGGAGAAGATAGCCCGGCATCCAAAGTCAAGGTCACACAGAGGGAGCGAAAACCGAGAGGTTACACACGGAGAGGTAGAGGAAAGGGTAAATGA
- the LOC110800193 gene encoding protein KAKU4 isoform X4 produces the protein MATTSSRRTAAAGGGVGGKIVKNRRVPTTPYARPSPAPPPPPCDDPENPNWLSGLIYPAKVIASGAGKILSFFGNDYSSSSSDGDSSENDDDEEDIENDVPFQEDDQLDKVPSPSSKSDSKLAIEQLVTQEIYSRKEANELIKLVRSRIVGSNGETTPNMRTSAIMEARKWLQEKRSGSKKKFEDELDASNVASPSQISRNEKGSPVDMARSYMQNRPAWASPTLKQAEVGSSSPLGRLHFKEGTPMSNFRSSELKKSSFTSGSWNLLEEIRRVRSKATEELLAAAPLTKTILFSPESTLPRDSVLNKGVGEGTGPAESTHDRPENVLPDVEEGEALQSVERQGSQEDAELAHDYDDEVKHLKSTTVENGYGCSASGFAQGQDTTNEARPSEGENGNLVDSSQVERDIHMEDNLNCQEDATIDISTDVVVNGSQNSSSMQQEELSQNFSQPVGEDSPASKVKVTQRERKPRGYTRRGRGKGK, from the exons ATGGCGACCACCTCTTCCCGGCGAACCGCCGCCGCCGGAGGAGGCGTCGGCGGAAAGATAGTGAAGAACAGGCGAGTTCCAACTACTCCATATGCCCGGCCTTCTCCTGCGCCCCCTCCTCCGCCTTGCGACGACCCTGAAAACCCTAATTGGCTTTCCGGTTTGATTTATCCTGCAAAAGTTATTGCTTCTGGTGCTGGAAAGATTCTTTCGTTTTTCGGCAATGATTATTCGTCGTCGTCCTCCGACGGCGATTCTTCTG AAAATGATGATGACGAAGAGGACATTGAGAATGATGTCCCATTTCAAGAGGATGATCAATTAGATAAG GTGCCGTCACCATCCAGCAAGAGTGATAGTAAACTTGCAATAGAACAGTTGGTGACCCAGGAGATATATTCAAG GAAAGAAGCAAATGAACTGATAAAGCTTGTCAGGTCTCGTATTGTGGGTAGCAATG GTGAAACCACTCCTAATATGCGAACCTCAGCAATTATGGAAGCGAGGAAATGGCTGCAAGAGAAAAGATCAGGCTCAAAGAAAAAGTTTGAGGATGAGCTTGATGCGTCAAATGTGGCGTCACCATCCCAA ATTTCCAGAAATGAGAAGGGCTCCCCTGTGGATATGGCAAGGTCATATATGCAAAATCGTCCTGCCTGGGCATCTCCAACTTTGAAGCAAGCTGAGGTTGGATCTTCATCACCATTGGGCAGGCTACATTTCAAGGAAGGAACTCCAATGTCAAACTTCCGCAGTTCTGAG CTGAAAAAAAGTTCTTTTACATCTGGTTCATGGAACTTGTTGGAGGAAATCCGTAGAGTGCGCTCTAAGGCTACTGAAGAATTATTAGCTGCTGCTCCGTTGACAAAGACCATTCTGTTTTCTCCTGAAAGTACTCTGCCTCGAGATTCCGTGTTGAATAAAGGAGTtggggaaggaacag GCCCTGCGGAGTCTACACATGATAGGCCAGAAAATGTTTTGCCAGATGTTGAA GAGGGTGAAGCTCTTCAATCTGTGGAGCGTCAAGGATCCCAGGAAGATGCTG AATTGGCACATGACTATGATGATGAAGTGAAGCATTTGAAGAGCACGACAGTAGAAAATGGTTATGGGTGTTCTGCATCTGG TTTTGCTCAAGGACAGGACACTACCAATGAGGCAAGGCCATCCGAAGGAGAAAACGGGAATCTGGTTGATTCAAGCCAAGTAGAACGGGATATTCATATGGAGGATAACTTAAACTGTCAAGAAGATGCAACTATTGACATCTCAACTGATGTTGTGGTGAATGGTTCTCAGAACAGCTCTAGCATGCAACAAGAGGAACTGTCGCAAAATTTCAGCCAGCCCGTCGGAGAAGATAGCCCGGCATCCAAAGTCAAGGTCACACAGAGGGAGCGAAAACCGAGAGGTTACACACGGAGAGGTAGAGGAAAGGGTAAATGA